In the Anolis sagrei isolate rAnoSag1 chromosome 1, rAnoSag1.mat, whole genome shotgun sequence genome, CAGTCATATCTATTGTCTCTCCTGAAAGAAGCAAAATGTTACCTCCtggaaaaaacttttaaaagagaCTTTTCAAGCAAGATTTGCACTTCTCTCTTAGCTCAAAGAGCAAACAGTAATAGCACCTAATATATCATTTGAGATCAAAATGGCTTTATCCTCAAGTACTGACAGCTTTAAATATACATAATGCTTGCCATTCATCAAATGCAAACAAAGCCTTCATACCAAGTAAGACTGCTAGTTTTCTAGCTCAATGTCAGAGCCATTGTTCAATTCTACCCCTCTTTTCTTCCATTGCACTCAAAGTAAGTCTGTGGTTCTCTTCTTCCCCACTTTATCTGCTCAAGATGTCTGTTGGGAAGCTCAAACAAAAGCCTGGCCAAAATCACCCAGTTGAGTTTCATATTGGCTATAGGTCTCCATGTCTAAAAACAAATGGTATAGGAAAGGTGTCCTCAAATCTGGACTTCCAGTTAGTTTTAGATTCCTTTATCTGCCAGGTGTTTGTATCAAATTATGCAATGAATTATAGCAGCCCCATGAATTAGCCGAAACTTTAGAAGAGCTAGATAAAGGTCTGAACCTATTTTGGGATAGAGATCAGCACAGATCAAACCTGGAATAGATTTGCCACCTCATCAAAACTCTCACCCACACAATTTATGCCTGAGGCCTTAATATCACTCAacactgcatctgaagaagtgggtttatcTCCATGAaaactcatgctaaaataaaagttGTAAAGGTGCTGCTACATTCCTtttttccagccccctcccttcctccttttgatGCTGCAGAAAGGGCTCATACAGCTGCTTTGAATACTGCCCTGTGCCACTAACTATGTTAGGCTCATAATTAAGAACGGGTTGCCCACCTTCTTCTCAATTTGCCAGAATTGCTACTGCCCTTGATCTGAGAGGGTCAGACGGTCTAATACGGTAAGTATCAGCAATAGATCACCATAATTATCCTGTTAATTCATTTGCTCATACTGGGGTAGCCAAACACAGGCATGGAATGCCCCAGCCACTGCTGCACCTCAACCAAAAGCCATGACTCAAACTAAGGAGCCCTTATCTGAGGAAAGCAGAAGGTTCATTTCTAACAGATGCCACAGAAAGCCTTTCATAACAACAGAATAAGTGCAGAGTAAGAACATGCACTCCTTATACAAAGATAATTCCAATATTCATCAAAAATTATTTCCAGAAGGCTCCAAAACATCCTTAtcaattttattgtttatttattgatgatATGGGTATGATCCATCCCCTTGCTCTGTGCTGATAACCACAAGGAAAGGTTAATGGGGCAGTATCCAGACTAAACTTGCATAAATCCAAAGTCGGAcatgtctggacttaatgtcaggggaaaacctttaccttcaactatactgttttttattgatggcattgaattgttgccaacactgtgaacagccctgagtcccctttggggttgagaagggcagtatacaaataccacaaataaataaatttacaaatgGCAAATGAGGAAATGTGGAAAGTAATGGAAATGGAAAACACAGTATGGTAAGCATCCATTTAACAGTGGCTGCAGATAATAGTTAAAAGATGGAAGTCAGATTTCTACATGTAATGTATATAATACAGTGTATGTTTACTAAACCTatcaaatctcctctgaacaaactgTGCCTAGAAAACCCCATTGATAGGATTGCCATATGCCAAAAAAGatgtgaagacacacaacaacacaacaataaaaacagttgcAATAATGAGGATGAAGATAATTATGCCACTGTCAGCTTATATGGGGAAACATGGGTATAAACCAACAAGTAGAACATTACAGAATATGTATAACCCTATTTACTAATTTGCCTGAATGTATGGAGCTCTAAAAAGCAGGTGGGGATGTGAGGAAACGTCAAAGTCCCCGCTCTTTAAATGTCTCCAGTAACATACTAGATGTTTGCATAAAGGTATGCAGAAGGCTTTGAAAACATATTCCAGTGAATGCTGCTATGACTTGAGAACCCAGTCTTACCGGTATCCTGTTCACAGGTGCTCTGCAACTGTGTCCAATCAAATTGGTTACAATATGTAAAACACTGGCAGAAAAGCACACTTCATAATGTTTGCTTCCACTACATCTGCTACTTTGAAGCCACAAAATTATATTCTAATACAAGGCGAACCAAACAAATCATACCTCTGTCATTTTTGCCCTTAATATAGTTAAAGAGCTTTGTGAAGCCAGTATTGATAGCTGAATCCCAGTTCATGGTTGTAACAGATGTGCTCACCCATTTGGCTGGTTCATACTGTCGAATTTCATAATCAGGACCCTTGACAAAATACAGAAAGTAAGTCAAGATATTGTTTTCTCAAATATAAGCACTTATTCACAGATTCATATGAGGCAGAGAAaagcaattattattactatgattattataatatttatatgccGCGTTTTCTCTCttaagaagactcaaagcaagAAAATGTGTTTCTTACTACTTCAGTTCAGATGAAAGAAATGACTTTGCACAATACACTTTATTACTGTGTtgttaaaaataactttttgagAAATATCCAGAGATTGTAGCTAAATtatggacttttaaaaaaaacacaagcgATTTCTGCTATTTTGGACAGGAATCATCTTGGTGATTTAGTCTGATGTATCTGAGGGTTTCACCAGCCCCAATATTTTTTCAGGCAAGGATTTTATGCCTCCTTCTGAAATAGTTTTTGTGAGGTTGTGCCATGGCTTCCACACTGTGCCAGATACAGATCCACCCCCAAATCAAATAGCCGCTCATTGGTTGTGGCAGGAGAATACTGTTGCGTTACCACCCAGCTGCCAACCACAGCCTTCCCAGACACCCCACCAGCCTCAacagagcctccagtggtgcaatgggttaaacctttctgccggcaggactgaaggctgacagaTTAGAGGTTCGAATcgaatgtggatgagctccttctatcagctccagcttctcctgtggggacatgagagaagtctcccacaaggatcaaaacatctgggcatcccctgggcaacatctttgaagatggccaattctctcacaccagaagtgacttgcagtttctcaagtcgctcctgacatgttaaaaaaaacaaacagcctCAATAGGCCAAAAATATAAGGACCAATGGTCTGGGAGGGCTTCCTCCATTTCCATTCATGGGAACAAATATTGGCAGCTGTAATCTTATTTTGGAACTGGTGATTATGGCAGGGCATTCTCTGCCCCACCAAAATCCGCAATTTGGCTTAAGGGATGCCAAATAGGTTGAATCACATACAAAGCTTTCCTTGCTAGCACTTCACGGTTTCTTTTGCACTTTACTCTTTGCATAGTGTCCATTCTCTTTGCCTAGTGCCATGGAGCACTGCCCCAATATGCATTACATGGCACAAacaaggccacatctacactaaccttttaatgcagtttcaaagcagTATCGAAGAAAGTGATCTTCCTGTGCAGATGACTCCTTAAGAaaccctggaaccagtttgaagcccGAATGGTGATTATACAAACCACAGCGCATTAAGGTCTTTCTTTCAAGCATTTTTCTGGGAATTTGTTTTCTGGCTACCACAGTTTGAAACTAACTTTGAACggtcagtgcagaaggggcccaaACATAGCATCTGCTGGAATGCTGTCCACATGGCAGTCAGggatcttttctaatgagtcaggAAACATTTTCTCTGATACACTAAAATCAAGACAGGTATCCCCCCTGTAGTAAGCAGCAAGCATCTTAAGCAAGATGCATGTATATAATGAGGGGGTGGAGAAATTGTGGTGAACAGCTTCAGGAATGGCCACTCCCATCCCTCAGCATCTGCACATGACACAGCCACCTTACCCTGCTTAGTGCCAGGGTGCTCCTTATGAAAGCAcattacatataaatacataaggaaggaggaaggacacCAGAACGTGTCATTGAATGAAAAATTATATTGAATTACTCCACTAAGGTGACACACATTTGGATATGTGCAATATATTCCTGGATCATCCAATGAAGCCTACAGTTGCTTGAATGGGAAACTGGCACTGGTGGTGCAGATATTATGGTGACAGCTCTATTGTTTGCACTATTCATGAACCATTCATACATGAAGTCCTAGACCAGCAACATGCCATCTAGTGTTCAAATCCTGAAAATTCGTCCTGCAACTTGGTTTCAGAACTCAGTCCAGGTACAAGCAGAAagttgaatgtattgtcaaaggctttcatggcctgaatcactgggttgttgtaggttttttgggctgtatggccatgttctagaagcattctctcctaacgttttgcctgcatctgtggcaagcatccttagaggttcttTGGCATACATGCAAACCTCCTCTCTATGAACCTGTCTTTAATACTGGTTAAAACTCCAGAACTTTAAATACACTTCACCTCATTCgatcctaagatctacagagatactcgcaggaaaaacacagcaagcaagagtccaaaagtgcagGTTAACACCTGGAACTTCAATTAGtggatgataccaaatgagaaactccctcccgggcacacagaagactgggcaacttggaaagcgctgaacagactgcgctctggcaccatgagatgcagagctaaccttaagaaatggggctacaaagtggggtccacaacatatgagtgtggagaagagtaaaccatagaccagctactacaatgcaacctgagccctgccacatgcacaatggaggacctgctCACAgcgataccagaggcactccaagcggccagcctCTAGTCAAAGGAAATTAAATATGATGCcattttttactttgtttgtggtttttctatacattataactgtattcttaatTGACTTCTGACACAATCAATAAATACCTGGTTGGGCAGTGGTGTCCATTTGGGCATCTCTAGCCCAGAAGAGAAGAGTGCTTGCTTAATTGTCTTCAGCATCCTGtcgaaaggaaaggaagagacaatgTTACAAAGCCACCCTCTGTGCTTCGGGACGCCTGTGTAGGCTGGCACCACGCTCTGCAAAACGCAGATCAGTATCTACTACTGGTTGATTAGGATGTACTCATGGGGTATCAGAAAGAGATTGTGGCCAAATGGATTGAACAGAAAGAGTTTTGTTTAATGACAAAAATGgtgtcttgtttctttctttcttttgtattttaagGATCCATATATAGGGGAGgccaaagttgggggggggggggggagggggtaggaaCAGACTTTGGTGTGACAAGGTTGTGAATTCAATTCTACCGTGAAAATATATCCTTGATTCTTTGTGTGTTTAgaccagacatggacaaactccagtcctccagatgttttggacttcaactcccacaattcctaacaacctactggctattaggaattgtgggagttgaagtccaaaacacctgtaggaccCAAGAATGCCTGTGCCTGGTTAAGGCAGACTACTGCTAAACTCTCTCTTACACATATCTGCATCTGAGCTCTGTTCATGCATCCTGATagttaaggtgcatctacactgtagaatgagtgcagcttgacaccactcaaagcctgctatagaatcctggtttttgtagttttacaaggtctttagccttttctgccaaatagtgctggtgtctcGCCAAACCATGGCTTGCATTGCATGGTGCCATGgctcttaaagtggtgtcaaaatgcattaattccaaGTACAGATGCACTCTTACTCAGGCTCAAAGATGCTATGGGATCCCTTTATTATTACAGGATCCCTAACACAGCTAtaggagccacagtggcacaacagttaaaccattgagctgctgaacttgctcaccagaaggttggtggtttgaatctgcaagatggcatgagctcctgctgttagccccagctcctgccaacctagcagttcgaaaacatgcaaatgtgagtagatgaataggtactaaCTCGGCGGGAAAgtaaacggtgctccatgcagtcatgccggccacatgacctaggaggtgtctacggacaacgctggctcttcagcttagaaatggagatgagcaccaaccacagagccagagatgaaggggaagcttttacctttatctctgtgtttgtgtttcattgtttcgaggcattgaatgtttgcctgtgtctgtatatgctggaatatacagacacagaaaaaaagcttaatggtgtaacattagatgTTGAccgtttccactaccttggcagccacctctacacaaaagtcaacactgacactgaaatacaacactgcctgagctttgcgagtgcagcattcttccgaatgaagcaaagagtgtttgaggactgggacattcatagggataccaaggtgcttgtttttaaagctattatcctcccaaccctgctatatgcctgcgaaacattgactatctacagatgtcacatgcaactcctgaaatgattccatcagagTTTCCAccgaaaaaaaatcaaagaatcaaagaccaccagcactgaagtgatggtcctccgctatcaactccgctggaccggccacgttgtctgaatgcctgattaCAGTCTCCCAAAGCACCTACtccactctgaactcaagaacgggaaatagAAATTTGGTGGgagggaaaagagattcaaaaatgggctcaaagccaacctttaaaactctggcatagacacagagaactgggaaaccctggcccttgagcactctagctggaggtcagctgtgaccagcagtgctgcagaatttgaagatgcacaaatggagggtgaaagagagaaacgtgccaagaggaaagcgcatcaagccaaccctgactgggaccgccttccacctggaaaccaatgccctcactgtgggagaacaccgccaagacacatcacttggaggaccatcatcctcagactacgagggatcacctaagtaaggaagtatgctggaatccaccttgagtccccgcGGGGAGataagcggaatataaataaagtattatttaaatccttgcagacggccaattctctcacagcagaagcgacttgcagttaccTAAGTCGCTCCCGACACCTAAAAAGAGCAggtatgtgcaaactttggccctccaggtgttttggacttcaactcccacaattcctaacagcctaccggcctactgtccaaaacacctggagggccaaagtttgcctatgcctaaaCAAGAGGTTTTGCACCTGAAAAAGCTGGAGAAGAGAAAGACATGCAACCGACtcagcctttcccctcctcttgGAAAGAACTTctgggcttctctctctctctctttcacacacacatacacagacaggtAGACAAGCAGAGGCACCCAACTCACCTACTGGCTAGCCTCCCGCCTCGTTTTCTCCCGGTCTCGTTTCGAAGCAAGCCTCTCTCTCCCTTGCTTAGTTGCTTTCCCCTCCCCAGAAAGAAACGTACATAAGGCCACTTGGGGCAAACAAGGCTTCGCACTCGGCGCGCGCTCCCAGGCGCAGGAAGGCGGGGGCTGCTGCCTCCACAACAACCTGAGGGGAGGGAGGGTCTATTTGCTCGGTAAGCGTTGCCATTGGGCGCTCCCTGATTGATTGACAGCCGCGCACTGGGGGCGGGCTCAAGGCCGCCCGGGCTGTGGAGCTGGGAGGGGGGCCTGTTCCTTCGCCCCTCAGTGGCGCTTGGTGTCAGACGTCTCTTGTTGGGTTGGCACCGAGGCCCAGCATGGGCATGGCCGAATGAGCTCATGACATAGTCTCATATCCcccaaaggggaagggagggggcagcCATGAACAGGGCTCTTTGTGGccgagaaagaaagagagagagagcatgctcccctcctcttccctctccctcccccgcTGCATTGCATTCCCAGAGGAGGGCTTGTGTAATGACCCTTCTCTTCAGGAGTGGTTGCAAAATGCGCGGGGGTGGCCTCCTTGCATTCTGCTGAGGCAGCTCTTCGGATGCGTCTACACTGGAGGATCTCCTACGGTCCCATACTCTTGAGCCATGGCTGCTAAAGTAGCAATCTGCAACCATTCtgccctttgggttgttgtagttttttcgggctgtctggccatgttccagaagcattctctcctgacgtttctcccgcatctatggcaggcatcctcagaggttgtgaggtctgttggaaactaggattttttttttatcgtgtcaggagtgacttgagaaactgcaagtcgcttctggtatgagagaattggccgtctgcaaggacgttgcccaggggacgcccgaatgatttgatgtttttatcatccttgtgggaggcttctctcctgtccccgcatgaggagctggagctgatagagggagctcatccgcctctccccggattcgaacctgcaacctgtcagtcttcagtcctacgggcacagaggtttaacccattgcgccaccgggagctaggaaaatgaggtttatctgtggaatatgcagggtgggagaaaggactcttgtctgcttgaggcaagtgtgaatgttgcaattggccaccttgattagcatttgatggcctgacaatttCAAGgtctagctcaggggtcctcaaactaaggcccgagggccggatgcagccctccaaggtcatttacccggccctcactcagggtcaacctaagtctgaaacgacttgaaagcacacaacaacaatcttatcttgttgtattgttgttgaggccttggcctttgtaagccgcatcaagtcctgtgggagatgctagcggggtacaaataaagtttaataataataataataataataataataataataataatatcatcaaccaaaatcaggcccacgcttcccattgaaatactaataagtttatatttgttaaaattgttcttcattttaattattgtattgttttaaagtgttttttgcacttcaaataaaatatgtgtagtgtgcatagcaattcttccatgcttttttcaaattataatttggccctccaacagtttgagggactgtgacctggccctctgtttgaggacccctggtctagcttcttactgcctgggagaatcctttgttgggaagtgatttgCAGACCATGATTGTTCCTTGCCTGTAATTCCCCTGTGTTAGAGTGTTGTACTTTATTTACTCTTATAATTCTAGAGTTTTTTAGTatgggtagccagattttgttcattttcatggtttcttcctttctgttgaaatctttTACTTGTGTTACTCTTTTCTGAATATACAAAGGACTAATCTTCTGCTGGTCTTCATGCAtcattatttatataaatacaaatgtaatgttcgtttgtgggattaacataactcaaaaaccactggacgaattgacaccaaatttggacacaagacactgatcaggccaacgagtaatcatcactcataaaaacactgaaaaacacagtgacaAAAACAACTCCAACCccaaaaggctgttaggaattgtgggagttggaatccaaaacccctggagggccaaagtctgcccctacctggtctacactgtagaattattccacagcattaggccatggtagttaaaggggccccataggccatccagcccaaccactttttgcagcaaaggaagacaccatcaaagccctcctgacagatggccatccagttagaaagaagccccaaaggccatccagtccaaccccctttggcccCTTAAATATGTTAGTGTGTGTCTGatcatccatctacctacctacctatgttctatccatctaccttctcTTCAGTCTATCAATGTCCATTCCATATGTCTCTCCTGtctattgtttcatgcctggaatccctctgttttctgagggccacagcatcGCATGGCATGGGACGGCTACTCTATCATAAatatacagtgggtccttggtatcacCTGGGGTTTGGTTCCTGTACTCCTCCATGGATACCAAGGTCCATGTGTGTTCAGTAAAACCgtgctcttaaaataaaatagcaaaatcaaggcttgtttaaaagtactttaaaaaacacttcaagctgtggatagttaAATCCATGGATACGGAATCTGTAGATATGTATGGTGGACTATCCACTGGTGTTATACTGAGGTTTGACAAAATCTGCATCCCATATAAGATACATAGGGGATATTTTGTATCACTTTATATGAATAATGTTATTCAGGCTTCTAAAGCTAATGATTCACAAGATTGTGTTCTGCATAaataccaaataccaaatttagaggaacgagagaccaaattgccaatatccgctggataatggagaaaagcagggagtttcagaaaaacatctacttctgcttcattgactattctaaagcctttgactgtgtggatcataataaattgtggcaagttcttagtgggatgggcatcccaagccaccttgtctctctcctgaggaatctgtacaaggaccaagtagcaacagtcagaactgaccacggaacaacagactggttcaagattgggaaaggcgtacggcaaggctgcatcctctcacccaacctttttaacttgtatgcagaacacatcatgcgatgtgcggggctggatgaatgcaaagctggggtgaaaattgctggaagaaacattaacaacctcagatatgcagatgacaccactctgatggccgaaagtgaggaggagctgaggaaccttctaatcaaggtgaaagaagaaagcgcaaaagccgggttgcagctaaacgtcaaaaaaaccaagattatggcaacaagaatgattgacaactgggaaatagagggagaaaccgtggaggccgtgacagactttgtatttctaggtgcaaagattactgcagatgcagactgtggccaggaaatcagaagacgcttacttcttgggaggagagcaatgtccaatctcgataaaatagtaaagagtagagacatcagactggcaacaaagatccgcctagtcaaagccatggtattccctgtagtcacctacggatgtgagagctggaccttagggaaggctgagcgaaggaagatcgatgcttttgaactgtggtgctggaggaaagttctgagagtgccttggactgcgagaagatccaaccagtccatcctccaggaaataaagcccgactgctcactggagggaaagatactagagacaaagttgaagtactttggccacatcatgaggagacaggaaagcctagagaagacaattatgctggggaaagtggaaggcaaaaggaagaggggccgaccaagggcaagatggatggatggcatccttgaagtgactggactgaccttgagagagctgagggtggtaacggccgacagggagctctggcgtgggctggtccatgaggtcacgaagagtcggagacgactgaacgaatgaacaacaacaaccaaattgttatttatttcagTTGGCTCTGTATTTCTCtgtaaaattaatgaattatgcAAATTTATAAATTACACGATACATACAATTTTGCCATAGCCCAAAATGTGGGGTCTTTTTGGGTACCTTATTCAATCTAAAGCAAATTTTTCCAATCCTCGAATAAGAGAGATCTGCAAGCCCTATAAGTGACAAGGTCTCCAATCTTCAAATAAGGGACAGCTGGAAACCATATGCACAACAGAAACTCAATGTCATGCTACAGCAAGCAGTTTAAACCAGGGGCGGTCCAAGATATTTTGTTGTCTTGGGCAAAAGGCAAGATGCTGCTCTCTCACTCGTTACTGAATATGGAAACTGACTGCTGAGGTGAAATAAAACTGATTTCAGTACTAACAAAAATACAGTAATCTGCTACATTTGTGAACTGCAGGTAAATTTAGGGCATCAGGATGGACCATGTGGCACACAGCTCTGCCCACCTTAAGAAGGAAGCTGCCAGGCTCTGTGGAGTTGTAAGTGTTGATGTTGTGGTGCATTTGTAGTATGAAACCACCCATTGCAGAACATTTTTCTTTGTGTTGGATGTAACAATGTCTTCTGAGAATCACATTGGataaggatataaataaataagcccacaAATGGAAATAATTGTAGCTGAAAATGTTTCCAAACAAAGCTGTTATTGTGTGACCGGCCAACTTATTCCACAGAAGTTTACGGAGAGTCCAGAGAACAATATTTTCAGTTAGTAACCGCCCTATGCTTCCATACCACTGCTTCTTTCTGTCTTCTTACCACAGAAACTTTgttaaggaaggaaagatggaattgTTGCGTACTGAAAGGCAGCATTAAGATGTTCCTAAAAGCACAGGGATGATATCCAACACAGTTGTCTCAGTAAAAATTGATATTGGCTTTGCACAGGCAGTATAGCTGAGGGTCAAAGCCTTGATAAAACTATAAAAGGCTTTCCGAGCACATGCACTGCAGAAAAATAAAGGGGGGAAAGATCATCCTGGGTAAGAAAGACTGGCAGGGAATTAGAACCAGTGGATAAGAGAAGCCTTGGACATATTAAGCAATTACTTTGCATCTGCTTTTATAAATGAAAGGCCAGACTAAATGAAAATCAGATTTAAGCAGAATTAGTTCATGCAGAGATAATATCTAGAATGTGGGTTTTATTTTTCCTAGAAGGGTTTGTGCTCCTTCAACTACAGCTGCCCAGGATCTCTATGGCACACATTTCTTGCATTAATGTGGCTAAGCCTGTGCAGTAGCTTTGACAAAATTGTTTACATGACTGAAGACTGTTTTATAAAACCTCCGTGAGGCTTGGAGgatggagaggaaaggaaaatacaAGGGAGTAGCATCAATATAAATACAATTGTCACATGTTGGCTTGGCAATGAACTTAAccactgttactgttatttttttttttttgctgtttgttgttttttttagctCTAGTTTTaactttgcacacacacacacacacacacacacacatatatatatgacgtTTTAGGATTTTgtgggttttaatttttttgtgaaCTGCTAGGTAATACAGAAACATGGTTAAGAACAAAACAATCCACAGTGTAGGCTTCCAACAGCTGTAGCAACTACATCCAAACTCTGATTTCCAATACCCTATTAGTGATATCGAGCACAGACCCCTCCTCCTGACTCAAAATTATAATAAATTTTATCACTAGAGCAACGACAGGTGAG is a window encoding:
- the HEBP2 gene encoding heme-binding protein 2; the encoded protein is MSSFGHAHAGPRCQPNKRRLTPSATEGRRNRPPSQLHSPGGLEPAPSARLSINQGAPNGNAYRANRPSLPSGCCGGSSPRLPAPGSARRVRSLVCPKWPYVRFFLGRGKQLSKGERGLLRNETGRKRGGRLASRMLKTIKQALFSSGLEMPKWTPLPNQGPDYEIRQYEPAKWVSTSVTTMNWDSAINTGFTKLFNYIKGKNDRGETIDMTAPVTCFVQPGAGPFCESTTTVSFYVPSQHQQNPPKPLEAGVFIESRSSIIVFVRSFGGFANAKKNQEEILALAESLRRDGRSFQEKNYYSAGYDSPFKLLNRHNEVWLVKRS